Proteins encoded in a region of the Flavobacterium sp. MDT1-60 genome:
- a CDS encoding STAS/SEC14 domain-containing protein has product MIHQIDTTDNIVAFRALAEVTKDDFLSVVVPAVEHLVKQTNEINFLLVLDTDLENFTAGAWLEDALLGLKHLGKWNRAAIITDSEDIISFTNGFSYVVPGEFHGFKKLEFNKALNWVEGNINIA; this is encoded by the coding sequence ATGATACATCAAATTGATACAACAGATAATATAGTGGCTTTTAGAGCATTGGCAGAAGTAACTAAAGACGATTTTCTGAGTGTAGTAGTTCCTGCGGTTGAGCATTTAGTGAAACAAACCAATGAAATTAATTTTTTATTAGTTCTGGATACCGATCTTGAAAATTTTACTGCCGGTGCCTGGCTTGAAGATGCATTACTGGGATTAAAACATCTTGGAAAATGGAACAGAGCAGCTATAATTACAGATTCAGAAGATATTATTTCTTTTACCAACGGATTTAGTTATGTCGTTCCGGGAGAATTCCACGGATTCAAAAAATTAGAATTTAATAAAGCCTTAAACTGGGTCGAGGGAAATATTAATATAGCATAA
- a CDS encoding FecR family protein → MIKRIKHSLEHLIDKSSRNKTSIAEENLLNDFAFDQYQNSKWNETAMGNPNEVSRHIYEGIQLRIGKKRSFNPYLKYMAAASILFLVGLGFFFKPGFSVEKHLTFKTLDIPKSIQLNDGSKIYLAANSIFQYPEKFLGDERKVSLLKGNAFFEVAKDKKHPFIITSGEIKTRVVGTSFHIQLSKSKCEVIVVTGKVNVTSKGQSVDLVPNEEALFESQKLTKQLADKSYLVNWYNTDITLNQTILKHVITILQYKYGVSFQYDNEKVLATPLTVFIKKDASLENVLEQINYITNLKFKVYGEIVKVD, encoded by the coding sequence ATGATAAAAAGAATCAAACATAGTTTAGAACATCTTATAGATAAAAGTTCACGAAATAAAACTTCAATTGCAGAAGAAAATTTATTAAATGATTTTGCTTTTGATCAATATCAAAATTCAAAATGGAACGAAACTGCAATGGGAAATCCTAATGAAGTTTCGCGACATATATATGAAGGAATTCAACTTCGAATAGGAAAGAAGAGAAGCTTCAATCCTTATTTAAAATACATGGCCGCTGCCAGTATTCTTTTTCTTGTTGGTTTGGGATTCTTTTTCAAACCAGGTTTTTCAGTTGAAAAGCACTTAACATTTAAAACTTTAGATATCCCCAAATCTATCCAGTTAAATGATGGCTCGAAAATTTATCTGGCAGCAAATTCTATATTTCAATATCCTGAAAAATTTCTGGGAGACGAAAGAAAGGTTTCGCTATTAAAAGGAAATGCATTTTTTGAAGTGGCCAAAGACAAAAAACATCCTTTTATTATTACTTCCGGCGAAATTAAAACAAGAGTGGTTGGGACTTCTTTCCACATTCAGTTATCAAAATCAAAATGCGAAGTGATCGTCGTAACGGGAAAAGTAAATGTTACTTCAAAAGGACAGAGTGTTGATTTGGTTCCGAATGAAGAAGCTTTGTTTGAATCTCAAAAACTGACCAAACAACTGGCAGATAAATCCTATTTAGTCAATTGGTACAATACTGATATCACACTAAATCAGACAATTCTTAAACATGTTATTACGATTTTACAATATAAATACGGAGTTTCATTTCAGTATGATAATGAAAAAGTATTAGCAACGCCGTTAACGGTGTTTATTAAGAAAGACGCATCATTAGAGAATGTTTTAGAACAAATAAATTATATCACAAACCTAAAATTTAAAGTTTATGGCGAAATAGTAAAAGTGGATTAA
- a CDS encoding outer membrane beta-barrel protein: MKKYHLLFVVFFFSLAMSAQSSGAFLLNLYGGYTFKDKVEFDNSYAYVEDGFEYGAGFEYFIMDNASIELKYNRLDTKMPLYTKALTPNNPVPAGTQLNAGDDEGAINYILADYTYYFGSSSQKALPFLGAGAGVAILESPQSGNGTYFAWEIKAGVKVKTNSPLSINLHAYLQSMSAAVGYDYYWDYYWGPVGVTDYASTFQFGLGASLSYDFSK, encoded by the coding sequence ATGAAAAAGTATCATTTATTATTCGTTGTTTTTTTCTTTTCGCTGGCAATGTCGGCACAGAGTTCAGGGGCATTTTTGCTTAATTTGTACGGAGGTTATACTTTTAAGGACAAGGTGGAATTTGACAACTCTTATGCTTATGTAGAAGATGGTTTTGAATACGGTGCAGGTTTTGAATATTTTATAATGGATAATGCTTCTATAGAATTAAAATATAACCGACTTGATACAAAAATGCCTTTATACACGAAGGCTTTGACACCTAATAATCCTGTTCCCGCTGGGACTCAGCTTAATGCCGGAGATGATGAAGGTGCTATTAATTATATATTAGCTGATTATACGTATTATTTCGGGTCAAGTTCTCAAAAAGCATTACCATTTTTAGGAGCAGGAGCAGGTGTAGCGATTCTGGAATCACCTCAAAGTGGAAACGGAACTTATTTTGCGTGGGAAATTAAAGCGGGTGTAAAAGTAAAAACTAACTCACCATTATCAATTAATCTTCATGCTTATTTGCAATCTATGTCGGCAGCTGTTGGATATGATTACTATTGGGACTACTATTGGGGCCCTGTGGGAGTTACTGATTATGCATCAACATTTCAGTTTGGACTGGGAGCTTCTCTAAGCTACGACTTCAGTAAATAA
- a CDS encoding PrgI family protein, with protein MENLNFIDPLLHGITPNPASKLSVKNLVCAGISSIVIGAVLKKVGHNKTAAVVGGLALPLLASACYKHLEKSSKAKREVTDSSGIEYNH; from the coding sequence ATGGAAAATTTAAATTTTATAGACCCTTTATTGCACGGAATTACACCAAACCCGGCATCAAAACTTTCAGTTAAAAATTTAGTTTGTGCCGGTATCAGTTCAATTGTTATTGGTGCTGTATTAAAAAAAGTAGGGCACAATAAAACAGCAGCAGTTGTTGGAGGTCTTGCACTGCCATTATTAGCTTCAGCCTGCTATAAACATTTAGAAAAATCTTCGAAAGCAAAAAGAGAAGTTACTGATAGTAGTGGTATCGAGTATAATCACTAA
- a CDS encoding RNA polymerase sigma-70 factor → MKNPEIFEQTYTEYWKKLNAFSYTMTQDKDLAQNIVQDVFIDLWERKDDLNINAIEPYLFRAVKNQVFKHYQNNRFDKTILEDQFEDYIIDNFASIDPELMDLLYSLLDKLPEKRKEVLLMYKFQDMSIDMIADELGISKQTVKNQISSALKQLREGLKDLAWLAPYIILHQKF, encoded by the coding sequence ATGAAGAATCCTGAAATTTTTGAACAAACGTATACCGAATACTGGAAAAAGCTCAATGCGTTTTCGTATACGATGACTCAGGATAAAGACTTGGCGCAGAACATTGTTCAGGATGTTTTTATTGATTTATGGGAGCGAAAAGACGATCTGAATATTAATGCGATTGAACCGTATTTATTTCGTGCCGTAAAAAATCAGGTCTTCAAACATTATCAAAATAATCGGTTTGATAAGACCATTCTGGAAGATCAGTTTGAAGATTATATTATTGATAATTTCGCTTCGATTGATCCTGAATTAATGGATTTACTTTATTCTTTACTAGATAAACTTCCGGAGAAAAGAAAAGAAGTTTTGTTGATGTACAAATTTCAGGATATGTCAATCGATATGATTGCCGATGAACTCGGAATTTCGAAACAAACAGTTAAAAACCAAATTTCTTCTGCCTTAAAACAGCTTCGTGAAGGCTTAAAAGACCTGGCCTGGCTGGCTCCATACATTATTTTGCATCAAAAGTTTTAA
- a CDS encoding TonB-dependent receptor translates to MYFKLSYLNLKRIVFLVMALLAIQNGYSTTNFPEKSNVKNKVEKATLVSIFSKLSQQTDYKFSYGQAIIADNTVYTVNYTNESVSLILSDLSKKANFNYNINGKLVLIQKTEAPKTTTHKAVDRIKVKGKIVDENKVPIPGATIIETSTSNSTTTNFDGEFELTVGEGKTIEISYLGYKTKTVAAQSGFITIQLEPNTSELAEVLVVGYGKQSKKDVTGAVTQLEASNFKQGISTSPDQLLQGKVAGVRVVSTSGEPGAGVNVTIRGVGSIRSGSTPLFVVDGVPLSNDDVSPGASNVGFGSSQAKNPLNFLNNSDIESITVLKDASAAAIYGARGSNGVVLVTTKKGSKGEGTLTFDSYTGISTVANKLDVLDAGQYRKAIKDPAFDHGGNTDWQDVIYRTAITTNNSLAFSKQTETGNYYASAAQMNQEGIIRNSNFKRMSGRINAAESFLDNKRLKVKMNLTASETKDDGVPTSDDGGSNGQLIVHTLMANPTRSVFDANGKYTNFNMNAHYNPAYLLSIYDDQTRTIRVLANLEASLRIVDGLEYKVNIGFDRSAAERNTTIFPNLTDLNPKGKYVQNNLDSKNSLIEHYLTYNLLLDKHKIEALGGFSYQKFERSGTSFSIDGISNQGVGVPPSINPGFAGTQSGVSGYAQENELQSYFGRVNYTFNEKYLLTASMRADGSTRFGQNNKYGYFPSAALGWNISKEKFLENATALSNLKLRLSWGQTGNQEVENKITQASYSLAGADGYYLYNDLNLVNGVSVNRTPNPDLKWEVVTQYNAGLDFSFWNDKFYGTLDYFNKTTTDAILNVPSQALSPTTTIWTNIDGKIINKGFEFMLGSKLIDKKDFSWNIDVNGATLDNKIEDLPVSEILTGTISGPGQSGVNANIYKSGYAAGSFYLLQHTGFDANGANVFKDQNGDGKIDNSDRVIIEGALPTFYYGFNSDMRYKNFTFSFSIIGQTGGYLLNNTGLNALNINNLASDRNVATGYYESGANATNSPILSTLFLEKSDFIRLNTARVGYNFDLKGLNWINGLTLYVTGQNLITITNYSGYDPLINSPKSNGGNQSIGIDYASYPTSRTFSFGATLKL, encoded by the coding sequence ATGTATTTTAAACTTTCCTATTTAAATCTAAAGAGAATTGTCTTTTTAGTAATGGCGTTACTGGCCATTCAAAATGGTTACAGTACAACTAATTTCCCTGAAAAATCAAACGTAAAAAATAAAGTAGAAAAAGCTACGCTAGTTTCTATTTTTTCAAAATTAAGTCAGCAAACAGATTATAAATTTAGCTATGGGCAGGCTATTATCGCTGATAATACTGTTTATACGGTAAATTATACAAACGAATCTGTTTCGTTAATTTTAAGTGACCTTTCTAAAAAAGCTAATTTCAATTATAACATTAATGGAAAATTAGTTTTAATTCAGAAAACAGAAGCTCCAAAAACGACAACACATAAAGCGGTTGACAGAATAAAAGTAAAAGGAAAAATTGTTGACGAAAACAAAGTCCCAATTCCTGGAGCGACAATTATAGAAACGAGTACATCGAACTCAACAACTACAAATTTTGATGGTGAATTTGAACTTACGGTTGGAGAAGGAAAAACAATCGAAATCTCGTATTTAGGTTATAAAACAAAAACAGTTGCTGCACAAAGTGGTTTTATAACAATTCAGTTAGAACCAAATACATCTGAATTGGCAGAGGTTTTAGTTGTTGGTTACGGTAAGCAATCTAAAAAAGATGTTACTGGGGCTGTTACACAGTTGGAAGCTTCCAACTTTAAACAAGGTATTTCTACTTCTCCAGACCAATTATTACAAGGAAAAGTTGCTGGTGTTCGTGTGGTTAGCACAAGCGGTGAGCCAGGAGCAGGAGTAAATGTTACGATTCGTGGAGTTGGTTCTATCAGAAGCGGAAGTACACCTTTATTTGTAGTTGATGGCGTTCCGTTATCAAATGACGATGTTAGCCCTGGTGCAAGTAATGTTGGTTTTGGAAGCTCACAGGCAAAAAATCCATTGAACTTTTTGAATAATAGTGATATCGAATCTATTACCGTTTTGAAAGATGCTTCGGCTGCTGCAATTTATGGTGCAAGAGGATCAAATGGTGTTGTTTTGGTAACAACGAAAAAAGGATCCAAAGGCGAAGGAACTTTAACTTTTGATTCTTACACAGGAATTTCGACCGTAGCTAATAAATTAGATGTTTTGGATGCTGGTCAATACAGAAAAGCGATTAAAGATCCTGCATTTGACCACGGAGGAAATACAGACTGGCAAGATGTAATTTACAGAACCGCTATTACAACAAATAATTCATTGGCTTTTTCTAAACAAACAGAAACAGGAAATTATTATGCTTCTGCAGCGCAAATGAATCAGGAAGGAATTATCAGAAACAGTAATTTTAAACGTATGTCGGGTAGAATTAACGCTGCTGAATCATTTTTGGATAACAAACGTTTGAAAGTAAAAATGAATCTTACTGCGAGTGAAACCAAAGATGATGGAGTTCCTACAAGTGATGACGGAGGTTCAAACGGACAGTTGATCGTTCATACTTTAATGGCAAATCCAACAAGATCTGTTTTTGATGCGAATGGAAAGTATACTAACTTCAATATGAACGCGCATTACAATCCGGCTTATTTATTAAGTATTTACGATGACCAAACCCGTACAATAAGAGTTTTGGCCAATTTAGAAGCGTCATTGAGAATTGTAGACGGATTGGAATATAAAGTAAACATTGGTTTTGACCGTTCTGCAGCGGAAAGAAACACGACGATTTTTCCAAATTTAACGGACTTGAATCCAAAAGGGAAATATGTTCAGAACAATTTAGATTCAAAAAACTCTTTGATCGAACATTATCTGACTTACAATCTATTGTTAGACAAACATAAAATAGAAGCTTTAGGCGGATTTTCTTATCAGAAGTTTGAAAGATCAGGAACAAGTTTCAGTATTGACGGAATTTCAAATCAGGGAGTGGGTGTACCACCATCTATTAATCCTGGATTTGCGGGAACACAATCCGGAGTTTCCGGTTATGCTCAGGAAAATGAATTGCAGTCTTATTTTGGAAGGGTAAATTATACTTTCAATGAAAAATATCTTTTAACAGCTTCGATGAGAGCAGACGGTTCAACTCGTTTTGGTCAAAATAATAAGTACGGATATTTTCCTTCAGCTGCTTTGGGTTGGAATATCTCTAAAGAAAAATTCTTAGAAAACGCTACAGCCCTAAGTAACTTAAAATTAAGATTAAGCTGGGGACAAACTGGAAATCAGGAAGTAGAAAACAAAATCACTCAGGCAAGTTATTCATTGGCAGGTGCTGACGGATATTATTTGTACAACGACTTGAATTTGGTAAACGGAGTTTCTGTAAACAGAACACCAAATCCTGATTTAAAATGGGAAGTTGTAACACAATATAATGCTGGTTTAGATTTTAGTTTTTGGAATGATAAATTCTACGGAACTTTAGATTATTTCAACAAAACGACAACGGATGCAATTTTGAATGTTCCTTCACAAGCTTTGAGCCCAACAACAACTATCTGGACGAATATCGACGGAAAAATTATCAATAAAGGTTTTGAGTTTATGTTAGGATCTAAGCTAATTGATAAAAAAGATTTCTCATGGAATATTGATGTGAATGGAGCAACTTTAGATAATAAAATTGAAGATCTTCCAGTTTCAGAAATCCTGACAGGGACTATTTCAGGACCAGGACAATCCGGAGTTAATGCTAATATTTACAAAAGCGGTTATGCTGCGGGATCTTTCTATTTGTTACAACATACTGGTTTTGATGCAAACGGAGCTAATGTTTTTAAAGATCAAAACGGAGACGGAAAAATTGATAACAGCGACAGAGTAATTATCGAAGGTGCATTGCCAACTTTCTACTACGGATTCAATAGTGACATGAGATACAAAAACTTTACATTCTCTTTCTCTATCATTGGTCAAACCGGAGGTTATTTATTGAATAACACAGGATTAAATGCTTTGAATATAAACAACTTAGCTTCTGACAGAAACGTTGCTACAGGATATTATGAGTCTGGTGCAAATGCTACAAACTCTCCAATTTTATCTACACTTTTCTTAGAAAAATCAGATTTTATCAGACTTAATACGGCGCGTGTTGGTTACAATTTTGATTTAAAAGGATTAAACTGGATAAACGGATTGACACTTTATGTTACAGGACAAAACTTAATTACAATTACGAATTATTCTGGTTATGATCCTTTAATCAACAGTCCGAAATCAAACGGAGGAAATCAGTCTATTGGTATTGATTACGCTAGTTATCCAACTTCCAGAACGTTCAGTTTTGGAGCAACTTTAAAATTATAA
- a CDS encoding RagB/SusD family nutrient uptake outer membrane protein codes for MKTNKIFNIKLIAFFSFVWLFASCTDLDEVVLDEVLGNNASNPAGALAAAYDRLGDGTFTDHGAIFSLQEYTTDEAILPTRGSDWGDGGKWRDMHEFTWKSDNAVVGDNWNKLTNGITRSLTAIQSIEESSIPQKKLFLAEAKALLAYYLYTTLDLYGQTPYRDPMNPNAPLQILKADTQIDQLITDVEALIPDLAPMGEQQTHHGRFTKEAAYGFLATMYLNRAVFKDRFNANSSFNFSEPAVSGGGTDMDRVIYYTSLLINSGKYSLESDYFKNFARDNENGKELIFAISQKIDYIRNGSNSFAYVCMERNQRASAANRGTNAACTTPEFYATWDGNHDDPRFEQHYQYADGTWFMNDGTDVSVPATDIVPKSTNLPWFHFNRGIQAGLQYGPILLPSGSLEMIGNRIKVSPLYMEKSSTTRMNFTPSLTFKNPAQAVFAQNEINQGARVFKYEFDPEGGNGNSNVDIPLFRLGGMYTMRAEAYFRKGSNGLAMDDLNKLRTSRKRESLYASAPGKALTSLDATQLYKEIGFELYWELYRRPQMIRFGKFDLPGTAKAASQPFRRVFPIPQSTIDVTKEFKQNQGYN; via the coding sequence ATGAAGACAAATAAAATTTTTAATATAAAATTAATCGCATTTTTCTCTTTCGTCTGGTTGTTTGCCAGCTGTACTGATCTTGATGAAGTTGTTCTTGATGAGGTTTTAGGAAATAATGCTTCTAATCCTGCTGGTGCACTTGCTGCAGCTTACGATCGACTGGGAGACGGAACTTTTACAGATCACGGAGCAATTTTTTCTTTACAGGAATATACAACTGATGAAGCTATTTTGCCAACTCGTGGAAGTGACTGGGGAGATGGTGGAAAATGGAGAGACATGCACGAGTTTACATGGAAATCTGATAATGCGGTTGTAGGTGACAACTGGAACAAATTGACTAACGGAATTACACGTTCTTTAACAGCAATTCAGTCGATTGAAGAAAGTTCTATTCCGCAGAAAAAATTGTTTTTGGCTGAGGCCAAAGCCCTTTTAGCGTATTATTTATACACAACTTTGGATTTGTACGGACAAACACCATACAGAGATCCAATGAACCCGAATGCGCCTTTGCAAATTTTAAAAGCCGATACTCAAATCGATCAATTAATTACAGATGTTGAAGCTTTGATTCCTGATTTAGCTCCTATGGGAGAGCAGCAAACGCACCACGGACGTTTTACAAAAGAAGCAGCGTATGGTTTTTTAGCTACTATGTATTTGAACCGTGCTGTTTTTAAAGATCGTTTTAATGCAAATTCAAGTTTTAATTTTAGTGAGCCTGCAGTAAGTGGTGGAGGAACTGATATGGACCGTGTTATTTATTACACTTCATTATTAATCAACTCTGGAAAATACAGTTTAGAAAGTGATTATTTCAAAAACTTTGCAAGAGATAACGAAAATGGTAAGGAACTTATTTTTGCTATTTCTCAAAAGATAGATTATATCCGTAACGGTTCTAATAGTTTTGCGTATGTGTGTATGGAACGTAACCAGAGAGCATCTGCTGCAAACAGAGGAACAAATGCAGCTTGTACAACTCCTGAATTTTATGCAACATGGGATGGAAATCACGATGATCCTAGATTTGAACAACATTACCAATACGCAGATGGTACATGGTTTATGAATGACGGTACAGATGTAAGCGTTCCTGCGACAGATATTGTACCTAAAAGTACTAATTTACCATGGTTTCATTTTAACAGAGGAATTCAGGCCGGACTTCAGTATGGTCCAATATTATTGCCATCAGGATCTTTAGAAATGATAGGTAATCGTATTAAAGTTTCTCCTTTATATATGGAAAAAAGCAGCACTACAAGAATGAATTTCACGCCATCATTAACATTTAAGAATCCTGCTCAGGCTGTTTTTGCTCAAAACGAAATTAATCAGGGAGCTCGTGTTTTTAAATATGAATTTGATCCTGAAGGAGGAAACGGAAATAGTAATGTTGATATTCCATTGTTTCGTTTAGGCGGAATGTACACGATGAGAGCTGAGGCTTATTTCAGAAAAGGAAGTAACGGATTAGCAATGGATGATTTGAATAAATTACGTACCAGCAGAAAAAGAGAATCTTTGTATGCAAGTGCCCCGGGAAAAGCCTTAACATCTTTAGATGCAACACAATTGTATAAAGAAATAGGTTTCGAATTGTATTGGGAATTGTACAGAAGACCACAAATGATCCGTTTTGGAAAGTTTGATTTACCAGGAACTGCAAAAGCAGCTTCACAACCCTTTAGAAGAGTATTCCCAATTCCGCAGTCAACAATTGATGTGACTAAGGAATTCAAACAAAATCAAGGATATAATTAG